The genome window GCGAAAAAGTATATTGTTGCACTCGACCAAGGCACAACCAGCTCACGTGCTGTTGTACTCGACCATGATGCAAATATTGTCAGTATTTCACAACGTGAATTCACCCAAATTTATCCTAAACCAGGCTGGGTAGAACACGACCCAATGGAAATATGGGCATCACAAAGCTCAACACTTGTGGAAGTTCTCGCTAAAGCAGATATTCGTACCGATGAAGTCGCTGGGATTGGGATCACTAACCAACGTGAAACTACCATCGTATGGGAAAAAGCCACTGGTAAGCCCGTTTATAATGCGATTGTGTGGCAATGTCGCCGCACTGCTGATTTTTGTACGCATTTAAAACAAAATGACCGTGATTTAGAGGAATACATTCGCCAAAATACCGGCCTGGTTGTTGACCCCTATTTCTCCGGTACCAAAGTAAAATGGATTTTAGATCATGTTGAAGGTGCACGTGAACGTGCCGAGAAAGGAGAATTACTATTTGGGACTGTCGATACTTGGCTCGTTTGGAAAATGACACAAGGGCGTGTTCATGTCACCGACTACACCAATGCTTCCCGAACCATGTTGTTCAATATCCGCAACCTTGAATGGGATGATAAAATCCTCAAAGCACTGAATATTCCACGAGCGATGCTCCCTGAGGTACGCCCTTCTTCCGAAGTCTACGGGCAAACCAACATTGGGGGGAAAGGCGGAACACGTATTCCAATTTCAGGGATGGCAGGAGACCAACAAGCCGCACTTTATGGTCAACTGTGTGTTAAATCAGGGATGGCAAAAAATACCTATGGCACTGGCTGTTTCCTACTGCTGAACACCGGCGAAACCGCTGTACGCTCAAATCACGGCCTACTGACGACCATCGCATGCGGCCCAAAAGGCGAAGTCAATTATGCCCTTGAAGGTGCAGTATTCGTCGGCGGTGCGTCTATTCAGTGGCTACGTGATGAATTGAAACTTATCGATGAAGCGACGGACTCTGAATATTTCGCCACTAAAGTAAAAGACAGTAATGGCGTGTATGTTGTTCCTGCCTTTACAGGTTTAGGTGCTCCATATTGGGACCCGTATGCACGCGGAGCAATCTTTGGCTTAACCCGTGGTGCAAACCGCAACCATATCATCCGCGCAACATTAGAATCTATCGCTTATCAAACCCGTGATGTACTTGATGCCATGCAAGCAGACTCTGGTGAACGCTTAAAAGCACTGCGCGTTGATGGGGGCGCTGTCGCTAATAATTTCTTAATGCAATTCCAATCAGATATTTTAGGTACCCCTGTCGAGCGCCCTGAAGTGCGAGAAAGCACCGCATTGGGTGCAGCCTACCTTGCTGGTTTAGCGGTCGGTTTTTGGAGTAACCTTGATGAGTTACAAAGTAAAGCCACCATTGAGCGCGTATTCAAACCGGGTATTGAAACAACAGAACGTAATTTCAAATACGAAGGGTGGAAAAAAGCGGTTGCCCGTGCTCAAGAATGGGAAGATCGCGGTTAATTTTTAATTCAAAACAAATCGCTCAAAGGCAGCACTGAAGTGCTGCCTTTCTTTTTCATAAAACTAATTAACTAATAAATATAAAATCAATAATCAGATTAATAATAAATTAGAAGAACAATAAATATTTATTTAAAGTTATCTAGTAAGAGGAAAATTACCTATTGATATTTTAAGAAATAAATAAAGGACACGGTTATGGAAAACCGATACGAAGAACAAAATAAACCCATTTCATCCATTAAAAACCAATATGATAGCAATATTAAACAACAACCATTAAAAATTGGCTTATACGCAAATAAAAGTAGGGTCGTAGTTATTGATAATAACTCACCATTATTAAAAAGCTTAAGCCTTGACCCTACGTTTTCAAAAGAGGGCAAAGCCGCTCATGAGCTATTTAGCTGGCTTATAAATAAGCCGCGAATTATAGGAGAAGCTAAAAAAAGCTACATTGCTAGCACGTTACCAGAGTCTCAATTTTCTGGTTTCAAGTTCCATTCCAAGCAAGGTATATTTGTAGAAAGCTTTAATTCACCCCATGAATGGATCGACGGAGAAGTTAGAGCACAGGCCCAGCTCGCTGAT of Providencia rettgeri contains these proteins:
- the glpK_2 gene encoding Glycerol kinase codes for the protein MTTETTIAKKYIVALDQGTTSSRAVVLDHDANIVSISQREFTQIYPKPGWVEHDPMEIWASQSSTLVEVLAKADIRTDEVAGIGITNQRETTIVWEKATGKPVYNAIVWQCRRTADFCTHLKQNDRDLEEYIRQNTGLVVDPYFSGTKVKWILDHVEGARERAEKGELLFGTVDTWLVWKMTQGRVHVTDYTNASRTMLFNIRNLEWDDKILKALNIPRAMLPEVRPSSEVYGQTNIGGKGGTRIPISGMAGDQQAALYGQLCVKSGMAKNTYGTGCFLLLNTGETAVRSNHGLLTTIACGPKGEVNYALEGAVFVGGASIQWLRDELKLIDEATDSEYFATKVKDSNGVYVVPAFTGLGAPYWDPYARGAIFGLTRGANRNHIIRATLESIAYQTRDVLDAMQADSGERLKALRVDGGAVANNFLMQFQSDILGTPVERPEVRESTALGAAYLAGLAVGFWSNLDELQSKATIERVFKPGIETTERNFKYEGWKKAVARAQEWEDRG